The following DNA comes from Microbacterium terregens.
CTGCCTCTCATGTCGGTGTCCCGTGCCCGCTCCACCCGCGAGGCGGGTGGAGCGGGCACGGACGGAGTGCGATCAGTCAGCCGGCAGGTAGTCGTTGGTGATCCACTTGAGCGGATCCTGACCACCCTCGAGCAGACCGGACTTGGCGTACGTCTCGTATGCGGCGGTCCAGGCATCGAGGTCGTTCTCCAGCAGGTCGTTCTCACCCTCGGCGTCCACCCAGGTCTGGCTGGTGTACACATCGAGGGCCTGCTGAGCCACGTCGTCGTCGTCGAGCGCCGCGAAGGCGAAGTCGCCGCTGTCGCGCATGATCTGCAGGACGTTCTCGAAGTCGTTCTCCGCGTCGTCGATGACGAACTGGGTCGCCTCTCGGATGGCGGACAGGAACGCCTGGATCTCCTTGACCCGGTCGGGGTTGTCGAGGTTGGCCTGCGTCGTGATCCAGGTCTGCAGGTCGGGTGCATCGCCCAGGTCGGCGGAGCTGATGACCGCGTCGGGGTTCTGCTCGGCCAGGGCGATCGACGTGTCCAGGCTCACGATGTAGCCGGCCAGCTGCTCCTGCTTCACCAGCTCGAACGTCGCGCCCGTGACCGGGACGGCCTGGCGCGTCACCGAGTCGCGCGGGACATCAGAGGCGTCGAGAGCGAGATTGAGCATCTTCTCGCTCGTTCCGCCGATCGAGCCCATGCCGATGACCTCGCCCTCCATGTCGGCAGCCGATTCGATCGGGTTGCTCTCCGCGGAGGCGACCCGGAGGTTCGACTTGTAGGCCATCGTGCCGATCGCCATGATGGGCTGGCCCTTCTCCATGGCGGGGAAGACGTCGACCGTGCTCGCCCGGGTGATCGGGGTCGCGCCGCCCAACAGGGTCTGGATCGCGGCGGCGGTGCCCTGCACCGGCTGCAGCTGAACGTCCAGGCCGTGCTTCTCGAAGTAGCCGCCGGCGTAGGCGAACATCTCGGGCGTGAAGGTGAAGGACTCCAGCGGAAGGAAGGTGACGACCACCATCTTCGTCAGCTTGGCCTCGGGAGCCGCTTCGGTTCCTCCGGGCTCGGGGGCGGAACTCGCGCATCCGGAGAGCGCGAGCGCTCCGGCGGCGAGCGTGGCTGCGATCTTTGCGATCCGGCGCTTCGGGGATCGTGTGGTGCGCTGTGTCACTGCTGTGATCATGCCTGACTCCTGTGTCGGGTTCCACACGCCCGCGGCTTCGCGGGCGGCGGGGTCGAGTCTGCCTACTTCCTTACTCGGGCTCCAGCACTCCTTTCACTGAGTGAAACCCGCATCGTGCCTGTCTCGGTCGAGGATGGTGATCAGTCCGGTATCGCCGTCGACGCGCACGAAGTCGCCGGTGCGGATGGTCTCGAGGGGGTCGGGGGATGCCTCCACGACAGTCGGCACCCGCGTGACGATAGCACCGAGTACTGCCTTGGTCGTGATCACGCGGAACACCATCGCCGCCGGGGCGGTGCCCATGAGGCGGGTGCTCTGGAAGAATCCGGACCATCCCGATGAACCCTTGGCGCCCGGGAAGACCAGTACCTTGCCGGTGAAGCAGACGCCGAACAGCTCGTGCCGCGGCTCGATCACCGTTCCGGTCGCGACGTCGATGCCGCCGAAGCCCGAGATCGCGTCGTGGGTGACCAGGGCCTCGGCCTCGACCACTCCCGGCACGATGCCGCGTCCGCGCAGCTCGATCATGGGCGCAGCCCCCCGCGCCAGCGGCCGGTGACGGCCGCGTCGATGCACTCGTCGAGCGTCCCGAACCACGCTTCGATGCCGAGGATGGCCGGCAGGTAGTGCGCCTGCTTGGCGGAGTCGGTGGCGAACACGCGCGTTCCCGGAGGCGCCGCCTTCGACATGGCGGGGCACGAGTCGGTCAGGACGTGGCCGCCCGCCTGCGTGATGATCCGCGTGTAGCCGTTGCGGTCGGCCATCGTGCGCAGCGCGCGAGGGGTCATGACCCACAGCTCGGTGTCGGCGTGGAGGCGCCGACCCTCCAGCAGCTGCGCGATCCGGGCGACCTGATCCAGCGACGCGTGCGGGCAGCCGAGGAGGACGAAGTCGACGTCGGTGCTCGTGCCCTGGGCGTTGAGGGTGTCGTAGACCCACTGCCGCTCTCGCGGCCCGTAGGCGACCGGCTCGGGGATGTGCAATCCGCCGAAGGCCGCCTCGATCGTCGGCGCCTCAGGGGTGACGCCCGGCATGTGGAAGAGCTCGACCCCGCCGGACGTGGCCGTTGCCGCGCCGAAGTGCTTGAGGTCGGCGAGGTCCGGCTGTGCCAGCGATCCGATCACGGCGGGGCGGGCTTCTTCGACGGTCTCGCCGACGAAGTATCCGAACATCCCCCACTCCTGAAAGTTGTCGACGGCGACGTCGGCGCGCACGACGTGGGTCGCCAGGCGGTTCTCGGGAACATGGTTGCCCCAGTACGGGATCTTGCCGGTGAGACCGGCCGCCCCGGTCGAGGCCGAGCCTTCGCAGTTGGTCCGGGCGCCGAGCACCGAGTTGGCGTAGACGACGGCGGAGGACTCCATCCACGCCACATGCTCGTTGCGAACGGGCAGGTTGCCGACCTGGTACGGGGTGCAGGTTGCGAGAATGTTGACGCCGCGCTCGCTGAAGTAGTTCTCGGCGCTGCCCTGCAGCTCGATGGACGTCGCCGGGTACGCCGTGAGGCCCGCGGCGTCCTCGGAGAAGCCGTGCTGCAGCTGACATGTCGGCACCTTCATGCGCGGGATCTCGATTTCCCGGTCGCAGTCCAGATTGATGACCGCGTACGCGCGGGCCCAGCCGCCCTCTCTCTCGAGTTTGGCCTTCGCCGGCGACGGCTGGGTCATCGTTCCCGCGACGTTGCGCGTGTCCACGAGGCGCTCGGCGCCGAGGGCCTCGCCGTAGCGGATGAGCAGGTCCATCGCCGCGGCGACCGCTTCGCCCTCCGCGCCGTCGCGCATGATGCGTTCCTCGTCAGTGAGTCTCATCTGTTCCTCTCGCGGGCGGCGGAAACCCGCCGCCCGCCCTGTACTGCGGAGGGTGCTATGCGCCGATCTGGCTGTACGAGAACGGATTCTCGCGCGGCGGGTTGAGGGTGAAGATCTCCACGACCGCCGAGACACCCGCGTTGTTTGCGCCCGCGACCATGATCTGGATCGAGCTGCGGTGGCTCAGCACGCGGACCACATCCGGCTCATCCGTCGTCGTGCTCGCGGTGTCGGGCATCGAGTCCGGGTGCTCCGACGACAGGCGCCAGCGGGTCTTGTGCGAGAGTGCGTCCTTGCCGACGGCCACCAGCTCGGAGCGACGCCGCACGGCGTGCTCGAACACGTAGTCGCGCAGGTCGTCCTTGCTCCAGCCCGCCGACGCGAAGACCTGTGCGTGCTCCGGCACGATCACAAGGAGCGCGCTGGTGTACTCGTGGATCAGGGCGCCGGTGCGGCAGATGCTGTCGACGAAGTCGAGGGCGAGCTGCTCGGGCTCCATCGTGTGCCGCGCTTCGATGTGCATCACCGAGCGGATCACGTATGCCGTGACCACGCTGTCGGATGCGTCGAAGCCGTACTCCGTGTGCAGCGCAGGCCAGGGGCTCTCTTCCTCGTTCTCGGCGATGCACGCCGAGTACTTCGCCGGGGTGCCCTGCGTGGCCTGATCCAGCTTGTGCGGGTGCAGACCGAACACGTTGATGCAGCCGAGCCGGATCGCGCGACCGATGGTGGCATTCGCGCGGAAGCCGGAGCCGAAGATGTTGCCCTGGCTGTTCAGGTCGATCTCGTTGCGGATGGGACCGTTCACCACGAGGAACGGGGCGGTGCCGGTGGTGCTCTGCCAGATGCCGCGAGCCGGGTGCGGTTCCTTGGCGATGGCCTCCCAGGCCGCCAGCACGACGGGGAAGTACTCGGGCAGGCATCCGGCCAGGGCCGCGTTGATCGCGGCGAGGCGGACCGTGAGGTGGCGGTTCAGGTGGGTGATCGTGAAGAGCACCTCTTCCGGATCGCGGTCGACGACCGCGAGGAACTGGTTCAGGTAGGACTCGGTCACCGGAACCACCGGCAGGCCGTCGGTCCATTCCTTGGCCCAGTAGTACTCCATCGCCTCGCGGATCCGATCGGCGTCGACCTCGGGTGCCGCTACCTGATCCAGTGCTGTCGTGCTCATCATCAACCCTCAACTCCAAGAATGCGCAGCACGTCCGGCAGCGCGGTCAGCGCGCGTTCGCGCACCTCGTCGGCGGTCAAGCTCGCCATCGGGTGCTTGACCGCGTAGAAATCGAATCCGGGGAACCCCTGCACCGCCGCCATCGCCGCACCGGACATCAGGAACGAGTCCGAGGTGATGCTGACGGTGGGCACGCCGGCGCGCTCCAGCAGGATGCCGTCGGCGACAGTCGCCGCGCTGCACGAGCCGCAGTCGCCCACGGCCGTGATGACCACGTCGCACTCGCCGGCGATCTGCTCGAGCAGCTCCTGGCTCAGCGGGGTGCCGAAGTAGTCCTTCGTGTACAGGCGTGACTCGCCGGCCTCGTGGTGGTCCTGCAGTTCCCGCGCGATCTCGTTCAACAACATCGTCGCGTTCGGCTTCGTGTTGTCGAGGAGACCGATCGTCAGTCCTCGCAGGCTCACCGGTCGGGGCGACAGCGTGCTGTTCTGCGCGCCGTCCTCCATCCCCGTCGGGTCGAGCAGCAGCTCCTGGGTTGCCATCGCGACACTCCTCTTTCATCGGTTCAACGTCGGATCAATATGGCACCCGGCCATGCGGCATCCCCACCCTCGCTTTCACTAAACGAAAAGACTCGTGCCGCAACCGGTGTCGACACGACAGGATTCGAAGTGTCGTCCCCCCAGAGATTCGAGGATCCACACCGTGCCCACAGCCCTCCCTGCAACGATGCGGGCCGCGATCCTCGTCGGAGACCAGCCGCACCTGGAGATCACCGAGATCGCCACACCGACTCCGCGCGCCGGCGAGGCGCTGCTGGAGGTCATCGCGTGCGGTGTGTGCCACACGGATCTGCACGTGCTCAAGGGCGAGGTCGCCTTCCCGCGTCCCGCGGTGCTCGGTCATGAGATCAGCGGCCGGATCGTGGCGCTGGGCGCGGAGACCACCGACACGCGTGGTCTCGCGGTCGGCGATCTGGTCGCCGCGGGCTTCATCATGCCGTGCGAGAACTGCGACCAGTGCCGTCGCGGACGCGACGACCTGTGCCTGGAATTCTTCGCCCAGAACCGGCTGCGGGGAACGCTCTACGACGGCGAGAGCCGGCTCGCGATGCCGGACGGCTCGTTCCTGGCCATGTACTCGATGGGCGGCCTGGCCGAGTACGCGGTGGTGCCGCTGTCCGCGCTGACGGCGATCCCCGATGGCCTCGACCCGGAATCCGCCTGCATCCTGGGCTGCTCCGGTCTCACCTCGTACGGCGCGGTCTTCCGGGCAGGCGAGGTGTCGCCGGGCGATTCGGTGGCCATCGTCGGCGTGGGCGGAATCGGGTCGAGCCTGATTCCGATGGCGCTGAGCGCGGGGGCCACCACGATCGTCGCGATCGACGTCGCCGATGCCAAGCTCGCCCGCGCTCGCGAGCTCGGCGCCACGCATGTCGTGAACGCGGCCGAGGTCGACCCCGTCGCCGCGGTGCGCGAGATGGTGGGCGGCGTGCGTGTGGCATTCGAGGCGCTCGGCCACCCCGCCACATTCCGGCAAGCGGTCGGCATGCTGGATGACGGGGGCCGCATGGTGGCCATCGGCATCGGAGCCGGAACGGCCGCCGCCGAGGTGGAGATCACGCCGCTGGTGCGGCGGGGGTATCACATCGTCGGGTCGTTCGGCGGGCGCACCCGCACCGATCTGCCCGAGGTCGCCGCGCTGGCCGCGTCCGGGGGCTTCGATGTCGGCGCGCTCGTGACGCGACGCTACGACCTGGCCGAGGCCGATGCCGCCTATCAGGCGCTCTCCCGGGGAGAGATCACCGGCCGTGCGATCATCACGATGGGCGCGCGCAACTGAGAACGCGGCATCCCGCCCGCATCTCACGAGTCTCGTAAATATTCTCAGGTAACCTGACATTCACTTATCCCAGATCATCCAGCAGGACGCACCAAAGGAGTCGGCATGACGGAATCACCCCACGTGTTCGTGACGATCGACGAGGTCGGCGGCATCGTCGGCGCGACGTTCGGACCTTCGACGTGGCGGGAGATCCCGCAAGAGGACATCGACGTCTACGCGCAGCTCTCCGGCGACGACAACCCGATCCACGTCGATGCCGAGGCCGCGGCGAAGTCTCCGTACGGTGGGCGCATCGCGCACGGCATGCTCACGCTGAGCATGGTGGTGCCGCACCTGCGCGAGATCTACCGGGTGAGTGGCACCTCCACCGGAATCGTGTACGGCTTCAACAAGATCCGCTTCCCGAATGCCGTGCCCACCGGCGCCCGCATCCGCGTGCGAGGAGAGGTCGCGAACGTGACCGAGATCTCCGGTGGCTGGCAGGTGGAGCTGGCCCTGACCTTCGAGGTCGAGGGCGCGACCAAGCCCGCCGTCTACGCGGAGCTCATCCTGAGGCACTACCGATGAGCGCCATCAGGCTCGACGGCCAGTCGGCGATCGTCACCGGCGCAGGACGCAGCCTCGGCCGCGCCTACGCCATCGCCCTCGCCGACGCGGGGGCGAGTGTCATCGTGAACGACGTCGATGCACCCAGCGCGGCGGAGACCGTCGCCGAGATCGCTTCCCGCGGCGGCCGCGCCTTCGCCTCGATCGGCGCGGTCGGTCCGGCCGAGACGGCGGAGCAGCTCGTGGCGGATGCCGTCGACCAGTTCGGACGGGTCGATGTCCTCGTCGCAAACGCCGGGGTGCTCCGTGACCGGGTGCTGTGGAAGATGTCCGACGACGAGTTCGACGCTGTCGTCTCCAGCCACCTCCGTGGGACCTTCACCTGCGGCCGCGCTGTCGCCACGCGTCTTCGGGAACAGGGCGAGGGCGGGCGCCTGATCCTCGTCGGATCGCCGGCGGGGCAGTTCGGCAGCTTCGGCCAGACCAACTACGCCGCCGTGAAGGCGGGCATCGTCGCCATGGCGCGCACCTGGTCGCTCGAGCTGGCCCGTGCCGGCATCACCGCCAACGCGGTGATCCCGACGGCCCTCTCCCCGATGACGGCCACGATCCCCGCCTACACCGAGCTGTACGAGCGCTACATGGCCGGAGAGCCGATCCCGCAGAAGTTCCGCCACGACAACGCCCTCGGCACCCCCGAGGACGTCGCCCCGCTGATCGTCTGGCTGGCCTCGGCCGCATCCGGTGATGTCACCGGCCAGGCGATCGGCATCGGCGGCGACAAGCTCACTCTCTACTCGCATCCCGCGGAGCAGGATGCCGAGTATGCGGACGGCGGGTGGAGCGCCGACACGATCGACACCGCATGGCGCGCTCGGTTCGCCGCCCAGGCACCCCGTTCAGGACCACCCGTTCGCGATGGAGGCGACAAGTGACCGCACCCCACTACAGCGATCTCTGGCAGGGGATCGCCCAGGCCGACCCGGAACGCATCGCCATCATCACCCGCCAGGAGCAGGTGACGTGGGGCCGCCTCGCAGCCGAGGCGGGCGCGCTGGCGCGTCACCTCTCCGCGCGCGGCCTCTCGGTCGGCGACGCGGCCGGCATGCTCCTCTACAACCGTCCCGAGTACCTCAGCTTCACGTGGGCGTGCCTGGCGATCGGCGTCGCCCCCGTGGCGATCAACTACCGCTACCGCGCCGGCGAGGTGCGGGATCTCGTCCTGGATTCCGACCTGCGCGTCCTGCTGGTCCCGACCTCGCTCGCGGACCTCGCCCGCGAGGCCGTGGCAGGCATCGAGCCGGCGGTCGAGCTCATCGCCGTCGATGACAGCGCTCTGCACGGCGGCGGCCCGATCGCCGGCGCGACCCGCTACGAAGACATCGTCGCCGCGGGGGGCACACTCCCCCCGCAGGCTCCGCGCGGAGCCGAGCTGCGCCTCTACACCGGAGGCACGACGGGCATGCCGAAGGCCGTGGTGTGGGATCTGGACACCCTCCTGGTGGCGCGACAGCAGTCGACGTGGGGTCTGATCGGGGTGACTCCGCCCACCGATCTCGACGAGGCGATCCAGATCGCCGTCGACCCGGCGACGCCACGCGTGGTCACGCTGCCCCTCACTCCGCTGCTGCACGGCACGGCGCAGTCCACGACCATGGGCACACTCGCACTCGGCGGCACGGTGGTGCTGCACGCCGCACCGCGGATGGACATCGAAGAGGCGCTGCGGCTGACGATCTATTACGACGTCACGCGGCTGATCGTCGCCGGCGATGCCCTGGCGCTCCCCTTCGTCGAGGCTGCGGAGCGACTCGAGGTCGCCCTCTCCGGCGTCAA
Coding sequences within:
- a CDS encoding aconitase X swivel domain-containing protein, yielding MIELRGRGIVPGVVEAEALVTHDAISGFGGIDVATGTVIEPRHELFGVCFTGKVLVFPGAKGSSGWSGFFQSTRLMGTAPAAMVFRVITTKAVLGAIVTRVPTVVEASPDPLETIRTGDFVRVDGDTGLITILDRDRHDAGFTQ
- a CDS encoding zinc-binding dehydrogenase, whose amino-acid sequence is MPTALPATMRAAILVGDQPHLEITEIATPTPRAGEALLEVIACGVCHTDLHVLKGEVAFPRPAVLGHEISGRIVALGAETTDTRGLAVGDLVAAGFIMPCENCDQCRRGRDDLCLEFFAQNRLRGTLYDGESRLAMPDGSFLAMYSMGGLAEYAVVPLSALTAIPDGLDPESACILGCSGLTSYGAVFRAGEVSPGDSVAIVGVGGIGSSLIPMALSAGATTIVAIDVADAKLARARELGATHVVNAAEVDPVAAVREMVGGVRVAFEALGHPATFRQAVGMLDDGGRMVAIGIGAGTAAAEVEITPLVRRGYHIVGSFGGRTRTDLPEVAALAASGGFDVGALVTRRYDLAEADAAYQALSRGEITGRAIITMGARN
- a CDS encoding MaoC family dehydratase is translated as MTESPHVFVTIDEVGGIVGATFGPSTWREIPQEDIDVYAQLSGDDNPIHVDAEAAAKSPYGGRIAHGMLTLSMVVPHLREIYRVSGTSTGIVYGFNKIRFPNAVPTGARIRVRGEVANVTEISGGWQVELALTFEVEGATKPAVYAELILRHYR
- a CDS encoding AMP-binding protein, whose product is MTAPHYSDLWQGIAQADPERIAIITRQEQVTWGRLAAEAGALARHLSARGLSVGDAAGMLLYNRPEYLSFTWACLAIGVAPVAINYRYRAGEVRDLVLDSDLRVLLVPTSLADLAREAVAGIEPAVELIAVDDSALHGGGPIAGATRYEDIVAAGGTLPPQAPRGAELRLYTGGTTGMPKAVVWDLDTLLVARQQSTWGLIGVTPPTDLDEAIQIAVDPATPRVVTLPLTPLLHGTAQSTTMGTLALGGTVVLHAAPRMDIEEALRLTIYYDVTRLIVAGDALALPFVEAAERLEVALSGVNSIVSSGMRFSDDVKRRLHALGDIAIVDMLASSEGGPYAFGITRNADDLPAKLMITPGTVLLDEDLNEIQADAGALGILAFRGILPKGYYQDPEKTEKTFPTIRGHRYVMPGDWARARGDGSVDLLGRLAAVVNTGGEKVFPAEVEDALLEHEGVDDVIVFGMPDRRFGEVVSAMVAPMPGSRIDVPELLAFLDQRLAGYKKPRHVFVRESLERSSTGKVELARVKQDAARELAERAEPAEHAEVVK
- a CDS encoding aconitase X catalytic domain-containing protein; the encoded protein is MRLTDEERIMRDGAEGEAVAAAMDLLIRYGEALGAERLVDTRNVAGTMTQPSPAKAKLEREGGWARAYAVINLDCDREIEIPRMKVPTCQLQHGFSEDAAGLTAYPATSIELQGSAENYFSERGVNILATCTPYQVGNLPVRNEHVAWMESSAVVYANSVLGARTNCEGSASTGAAGLTGKIPYWGNHVPENRLATHVVRADVAVDNFQEWGMFGYFVGETVEEARPAVIGSLAQPDLADLKHFGAATATSGGVELFHMPGVTPEAPTIEAAFGGLHIPEPVAYGPRERQWVYDTLNAQGTSTDVDFVLLGCPHASLDQVARIAQLLEGRRLHADTELWVMTPRALRTMADRNGYTRIITQAGGHVLTDSCPAMSKAAPPGTRVFATDSAKQAHYLPAILGIEAWFGTLDECIDAAVTGRWRGGLRP
- a CDS encoding SDR family NAD(P)-dependent oxidoreductase, which gives rise to MSAIRLDGQSAIVTGAGRSLGRAYAIALADAGASVIVNDVDAPSAAETVAEIASRGGRAFASIGAVGPAETAEQLVADAVDQFGRVDVLVANAGVLRDRVLWKMSDDEFDAVVSSHLRGTFTCGRAVATRLREQGEGGRLILVGSPAGQFGSFGQTNYAAVKAGIVAMARTWSLELARAGITANAVIPTALSPMTATIPAYTELYERYMAGEPIPQKFRHDNALGTPEDVAPLIVWLASAASGDVTGQAIGIGGDKLTLYSHPAEQDAEYADGGWSADTIDTAWRARFAAQAPRSGPPVRDGGDK
- a CDS encoding UGSC family (seleno)protein; amino-acid sequence: MATQELLLDPTGMEDGAQNSTLSPRPVSLRGLTIGLLDNTKPNATMLLNEIARELQDHHEAGESRLYTKDYFGTPLSQELLEQIAGECDVVITAVGDCGSCSAATVADGILLERAGVPTVSITSDSFLMSGAAMAAVQGFPGFDFYAVKHPMASLTADEVRERALTALPDVLRILGVEG
- a CDS encoding ABC transporter substrate-binding protein; the encoded protein is MITAVTQRTTRSPKRRIAKIAATLAAGALALSGCASSAPEPGGTEAAPEAKLTKMVVVTFLPLESFTFTPEMFAYAGGYFEKHGLDVQLQPVQGTAAAIQTLLGGATPITRASTVDVFPAMEKGQPIMAIGTMAYKSNLRVASAESNPIESAADMEGEVIGMGSIGGTSEKMLNLALDASDVPRDSVTRQAVPVTGATFELVKQEQLAGYIVSLDTSIALAEQNPDAVISSADLGDAPDLQTWITTQANLDNPDRVKEIQAFLSAIREATQFVIDDAENDFENVLQIMRDSGDFAFAALDDDDVAQQALDVYTSQTWVDAEGENDLLENDLDAWTAAYETYAKSGLLEGGQDPLKWITNDYLPAD